In Methanofastidiosum sp., one genomic interval encodes:
- a CDS encoding class II SORL domain-containing protein: protein MVKIGEKIQEADWKKEKHVPVIDCPDSVKANETFEVKVAIGKGIAHPNTTEHHIRWIMLYYQPEGEKSLYQVGNYEFTAHGESTQGPNTGPVYTNHEVKSSLKIAKSGTLFAVSLCNIHGLWEFSKEVKVN from the coding sequence ATGGTCAAGATTGGTGAAAAAATCCAGGAAGCTGATTGGAAAAAAGAAAAGCATGTACCAGTTATAGACTGCCCAGATTCTGTAAAAGCAAATGAAACATTTGAAGTCAAAGTTGCTATTGGAAAAGGTATAGCTCACCCAAATACAACTGAGCACCATATCAGATGGATAATGCTTTACTACCAGCCCGAAGGTGAAAAATCTTTATATCAAGTCGGAAACTACGAGTTTACTGCACATGGAGAGAGTACACAGGGGCCAAATACAGGTCCAGTCTACACAAACCATGAAGTAAAATCATCTTTAAAAATTGCAAAATCTGGAACACTATTTGCAGTTTCACTATGTAATATTCACGGACTATGGGAATTCTCAAAGGAAGTTAAGGTTAATTAA